GGATATCAACATCTGTATTTAGCATTTGATTGATGTCTATCGCTGTATCACCAAAACACTGTGCTAAGTCTATGCCATTCGTTTCTAAAATATTGGCAATTGCTTGAATAGTCAGATTGGCTCGTCTGTTATCTTTCCACGACATAGCGGTTCTGTTTACCTCAGTGTTTAGTCAGGTTGGTCAGCAGTTTAAGCTGAAATATTAATGCATTGAAGCCAATCAACCTTAAGCGTTTGGCATAACGAGGGAAGTAAGTGTTATTTGATGAATATTTACTATAGACATCAAGTATTGCTGATTAAACAAAGAACGTTTGTTACCAACGAATATTAAGGTTTGAGCCCGTTTACAAAAGCACTAAACAAAACCGTAACGTGCTTTTCTAAACTTGCTCAAACCTTAAATTGATAGCGCAAAGCAAACGGCGCTAAATGCGCCGTATATCAATTAAAATAGGCCTTGAACGCTAACAGCAACCGATGTATCGCCTTCAACTTCAACATCGCCTTCCATTACCGCGCTCATCGCATCGGTTTCACCAGCCATGATCTCTTTCATGGTATCAAGTGACATGGTGATTGTGCACGACGCATCTTTGTCTTCGGCAACTACTTCTTTGTTGTGAACATGAATAACACCCGCATCACCAATTTTAAATTTAACCGATGAAGGGAAGCCACCAAACTTGTCAACAGCTGGGATTAGAGCGTCAATTAATTCTTGTGTAGTCATTGTTGTAACCTTAATTCTTCTTTCTAATTGATATTATGATAACGAGAATGGACGACCGTCTTTCTCTGAGATTGTTGTGCGATGCAATTCGCGGCGGTAGCCTTCGTAACCACCAGTCGCTTTATGTAAAACACTGCGGTTATCCCACATCACCAACATGTCCTTTTCCCATTTATGAGCATAAACGAATTGCTCTTGAACTTGCCAGCGCTGTAGCTCCATAATCAAGCTCATTGCTTCTTTTTGCGGCATATCTGATACACCAATAATGTAGGCGATTGCTGAGCCGTATATTGATTCTTTGCCACTTACTGGGTGTTTAAGGATAAATGGATGTGTTTCTTGCTCTAATGCTTCATCAGATGCAACCACTTCCATACTCTTGCTCTTGTACTTATCGCCGTAAGAACCTTTTTTCGAGTACCCCATTTTCGCGGAATGAATCGCTAACTGCCCTTCTAAACGACTGCGCAGTTCTTCCGGCATTTCCTCTAATGCCAACACTTGGTTAGCAAATAAAGTATCACCGCCGACTGGTGGTATTTCGATGCTGTACAAGCAAGTTGCAAATGGAGGGTTCGATTTAAACGTCCAGTCTGCATGCCAAATCTCTGCAAAGATTGCTGCGGTTTCGTCAGCTTCACGCTGAATCGCGATCATATGTTCACGACCTGGCAGCGACTTAACAAAAGGATCTATCGCCAGATCACCAAATGACGCGGATACACGCTCTAAGTCATCATCTGATAACTGTTGATCACGGAAAATAATAACGTGGTGTTCGCCCCAAGCTTGGCGAATTTCTTCAATCTGCTCATCACTCAAAGGCTGAGTTAAATCGACGCCCCCGATGTATGCGCCACAAGCTTCACCC
This Thalassotalea euphylliae DNA region includes the following protein-coding sequences:
- a CDS encoding SCP2 sterol-binding domain-containing protein, encoding MTTQELIDALIPAVDKFGGFPSSVKFKIGDAGVIHVHNKEVVAEDKDASCTITMSLDTMKEIMAGETDAMSAVMEGDVEVEGDTSVAVSVQGLF
- a CDS encoding TauD/TfdA dioxygenase family protein gives rise to the protein MGITVTPTGEACGAYIGGVDLTQPLSDEQIEEIRQAWGEHHVIIFRDQQLSDDDLERVSASFGDLAIDPFVKSLPGREHMIAIQREADETAAIFAEIWHADWTFKSNPPFATCLYSIEIPPVGGDTLFANQVLALEEMPEELRSRLEGQLAIHSAKMGYSKKGSYGDKYKSKSMEVVASDEALEQETHPFILKHPVSGKESIYGSAIAYIIGVSDMPQKEAMSLIMELQRWQVQEQFVYAHKWEKDMLVMWDNRSVLHKATGGYEGYRRELHRTTISEKDGRPFSLS